The DNA region CCAGGCCTGCTGCTTGCAGGTCTCCTGAGCCTCCGGTGCTCTGGAGCATGCCTACGAGGAATCTGAAGCGGACGGGCTCGCCGTAGCGGAGGCGGAGGGTGGATAAAGCTTCGGAGACCATGGCGTGACCGATGGCTGGTGGGTAGCAGGATTTTGTGAGCAGCTGAAATAGAGATGGTTATTGTTGTTAGTTAAAAcaggttttttaaataaaatctaatgTGAATTACCATAAAGGAACCTAAGAAAATTTGCCGTTTCATTGTCAAAACACTGGACAACAGGACCTATATTCGTAAATTCGGACCAAGCTCTATGCTTGACCTTTTGAGGATGTGTAAGTAGGTTGGTAAGCATTCTAACCACAAAGCTTGTGTCAACGTAGCGAAGTCAACCTAGTCTCTTCAAATTTATACCGAACATCATAATCAGAATATCTCGAGTAGGTACCACAGGCTCATAAGGGTTGACCTGCGACGCTATTAGTGCCATGGAATTTTTGACCATGACCAATTGACACAGTGAGTATACTTACTTGGAGCCACCATAGTCAATCAAAGTCTctacagcagttctcgaaactTCACTAAGAACTAGGACTCACCTGTAAAGCGAGAACTCTTGACTTGTTGACTGTGGACATGATACACACAGTCAGTGTGTAGACGCCGTTGGAACCGGCCACCAGCCGCCTCACGCAGTCAGGATATCGGCTGCAGCAACTCCAGAGACATTGCCTGAAAATCAAAACAATTATGCTGATAAAAGAAAGAGGAGCGGACGTTCTCATAAGTCTTTTCAAAGGGTTTGGGCCATCATTGGATAgtcataaaagtcataaaagaAATAAGGATAGTCTTAAAATTAAAAGCCATTCCCCCTCAAAGCACGTCACGTGGGCTAACGGCTTGGATGCAAACTCTTACATGATACCGAAGAATATAATACAAGCAAGCAAATTCATCTAGCAGCGGCCGACTCCGTGCTCGCCCCCTCCCCTACTTGACTGAGCTAGACATGGCGTAGGAGTTTCAATAGTAATGTCACGCCATCTAGTAGCTCGGCAGGAACTTTTACACAAAACTTGCCATATACTTACAAGCAAGCTAATTTATCTAGCAGTGGCCGATGCCTTACTGCGGGCGGCACGCACCTCTCGCACCTTCCCCCACTTGACGGAGCTGGGACGTTGCGCAGTAGTTTCAGTAGTGATGTCACGCCATCTAGTATCTCGCAGGCGAACTTTTACATAAAACTTGCAGTATACTTACAAGCAAGCTAATTCATCAAGCAGCGGCCGCCTTCGCACTGCTGGCGGGCCTCTCGCACCCTCCCCCACTTGACTGAGCTGTACATTGCGTAGGAGTTCCAGTAGTAACGTCACGCCATCTAGTGGTTCGCAGGCGAACTCTTGGACGAAACTGAAAGAAGAAAAatgtaattgtagaagtttatgTACTTTTTCAGGAAGTTGGTAAAAGTAACCCAAGTTTCTTTGTGTTACTAAAATTTGTAACTCAGAATTTTGTATGTGTCTTTCTATGTTGCGTGTTATGTATgcatgtttgtgtgtgtgtgtggctgCGCCCACTCCCGTTACGTACATGTAATAAACCAGTGCGATAAGAGCAGCCCGTGGTTTCACTCGTGTCCTCGTACTCGTCACTGGCGACGATCCGGTTAATTCCCACGTGTTTCGCGATAAATAAAATGTCGAGTGCTAATTTCGGTGTGTTAGATACTTTTGATCATAATGTTCAAAGTTGGAAAAGTTACAAAGGCCGACTGCAGCAATATTTTATCGCAAATGACATAGATAATTCGAAAGATGCGACAGGAACAAAAAGACGGGCCATCTTACTAACGGCACTCAAAGAAGAGACTTACAAACTCGCAGCGGATTTGGCCCTGCCTAAAGAACTGGACAGTGTGCCTTATGAAGACATTATAAAACTTTTGGACGACCATTTCACACCCAAGCGCGTTGGATTCGGCGAGCGTCACAAATTCTACGCCGCGGTACAACAGGCCGGCGAGTCCCATACGCAGTGGGCCGCTCGCTTACGTGGCCTCACCGCTTATTGTAGCTTCAGCAACGTAGAAGAGGCATTACGCGATCGGTTTATAATGGGTTTGCTACCAGGCATCGAAAAGGAAAAATTGTATGCGCAAAACATCTCGGAGCTGACGCTAACGAAAGCTGTCGAGTTCGCCGAAAACATTCGCTGCGCGCGCGCCGGGGCCTCTGCAGCTGGTATGACGCCTTCGTCGGGCGACGTCTTCAAAATCGGGTCCAGTAAACAGCAAAATAAGGCTGACGGGAAAGTGAAGTGTTCAACTTGTGGCTACACTAATCATAAAGTGTCGGAGTGTCGGTTCACTAATTACGTCTGTAAAAAGTGCAAAGTTAAGGGTCATTTAGGTAGAATGTGCCCTAGTGTTAAATATTTAGATGTTAATTACGATGCCGAGGACGATGACGGTAAGTTGCACAATATTCGCTCTGTTAAGGGGAAACCTATGGTCGAAACTgttactatacatggcaaaaaTATTCAATTTGAAGTAGATACTGGGGCTGCCGTTTCTGTGATATCTCCAAGTTTTTATAAAATGCATTTCAATTACATTCCATTGTCACCTCCAACGAAAGGCCTGCATGGTTACACCAATAATAAATTGCCGTGCGCGGGTATGGTGCAGTTGCCAATCGAGTATTGTGGAGCTACCCATACGATAGATGTACATATCGTATATAACGGTTCCGCTCCAATACTAGGCAGagattttatttctaaatttaatttagaattggCCCCTACCAGTACCTACTGCAACAAAATTAATGCCGTTGAACAACGTTTTCCACAGCTGTTTTCAGACAACTTAGGATGTTTTAACAAatataaagttaaattaactttaaaagaaGGTTCTCAGCCAGTGTTTTTTAAGGCACGTCCTGTAGCTTTTGCCTTACGGGATAAACTAAGTAAAGAAATCGATAGGTTGGTCGATTTAAACGTCTTAGTTCCCGTAGAACATTCGGAGTACGCGTCCCCCGTGGTACCTGTACTAAAGCGTAATGGTTCCGTAAGATTGTGCGCGGACTACTCGGTCAGCATCAACAAGCAATTAGTCATAGACCAATATCCGTTACCGACTGCTAACGAGTTATTTGCAAAGTTACATGGAGGACAAAAGTTTTctaaactagatttatcaatGGCTTATAATCAATTGATGTTAAGCGAAAAATCTCAGAATTTAACTTGTATCAATACACATCGAggtttgtataaatatacacGGTTAATTTTTGGGCTAAGCAGTTCTCCTGCAATTTTCCAACGCACAATGGACGAACTGCTCGCGGGCATGGAGGGCGTGCTGTGCCTGCTGGACGACGTGCTGGTCACGGGCCGCGACGACCAGGAGCACGTTGCCAGGTTAAACGCGGTCTTACAAAAGTTACAGGACGCAGGACTAACCTTACAAAAGGaaaaatgtgaattttttaAGAGTGAAGTTAGCTACCTAGGGTACATTATTAACAAAGACGGGTTGAAAAAATGTACTGATAAGGTAAAAGCCATTGTTAACGCCCCAGTCCCTAGCAGTGTACAGCAACTTCAATCCTTTTTAGGGTTAGTTAATTATTACAGAAATTTTGTTCCCAGTGCGTCTAGCATTTTAAGCCCCCTGTATGATTTGCTAAAAAAGAAGTGAAATGGACTTGGACCACGGCGCATGAAGAGgcttttcataaaattaaacaatgcCTGGCGTCTGATCAAGTCCTAGCGCACTACAACCCTGAAGCTCAGCTAGTTCTGACTGCTGATGCGTCACCGTACGGACTTGGTTGTATTTTATCGCAAATTGAGTCGGACGGCCAGGAAAGACCAATATCCTATGCGTCACGCACCCTCAATTCCGCGGAGAAGCGCTACTCTCAAATTCAAAAGGAAGCTACGGCCCTTGTCTTTGCAGTACGTAGATTTCATCAGTATCTGTACGGCAGATCCAAACCCTTCATATTACGAACGGATCACAAACCCTTGATTTCAATATTTGGGCCGCACCGGGGAATACCGGAAGTCTCCGCTAATCGCCTACAGAGATATGCTATTTTTCTAAGTAGTTACAACTATAAAATAGAATTCGTTCGTAGTGCAAATAATAGCGCGGATTACTTGTCTCGGGCATGCGCGCCAGAAGGGGAGGGCCGGGGAGCGCGGGCGCAGCAGACACGTGCTGCAAGCCCGGCGCTGCCGCCGTCGCCGCCGCGGAGACGAGCGAGCGCGCAGCATATGTGTGTTTCGTAGTAGAAGGTAGCTTACCGATAACGCTACAAGAATTACGCGATGAAACACACAAAGATGTAACATTGTGCCAAGTTATTAAATATACGCAGCAAGGGTGgcctaagaaaataaataatgtaaaattaaaaCCATTCCATTTATGTAATACGCAGCTGTCAGTGGAAAATGGATGCTTAATGCGTGGGCACAAGGTCGTTATTCCTGAGAACTTACGTTACAAGGTTTTGTCAGAATTGCATGCTTCTCATTTAGGAATCGTGAAAACTAAGGCAGAAGCCCGTTCCCGATTCTGGTTCCCAGGTATAGACGAAGCTATCGAAACGTTAGTAGGTACTTGTGATACATGCATTCAACTGCGGCCGG from Leguminivora glycinivorella isolate SPB_JAAS2020 chromosome 14, LegGlyc_1.1, whole genome shotgun sequence includes:
- the LOC125233059 gene encoding LOW QUALITY PROTEIN: uncharacterized protein K02A2.6-like (The sequence of the model RefSeq protein was modified relative to this genomic sequence to represent the inferred CDS: inserted 1 base in 1 codon), encoding MSSANFGVLDTFDHNVQSWKSYKGRLQQYFIANDIDNSKDATGTKRRAILLTALKEETYKLAADLALPKELDSVPYEDIIKLLDDHFTPKRVGFGERHKFYAAVQQAGESHTQWAARLRGLTAYCSFSNVEEALRDRFIMGLLPGIEKEKLYAQNISELTLTKAVEFAENIRCARAGASAAGMTPSSGDVFKIGSSKQQNKADGKVKCSTCGYTNHKVSECRFTNYVCKKCKVKGHLGRMCPSVKYLDVNYDAEDDDGKLHNIRSVKGKPMVETVTIHGKNIQFEVDTGAAVSVISPSFYKMHFNYIPLSPPTKGLHGYTNNKLPCAGMVQLPIEYCGATHTIDVHIVYNGSAPILGRDFISKFNLELAPTSTYCNKINAVEQRFPQLFSDNLGCFNKYKVKLTLKEGSQPVFFKARPVAFALRDKLSKEIDRLVDLNVLVPVEHSEYASPVVPVLKRNGSVRLCADYSVSINKQLVIDQYPLPTANELFAKLHGGQKFSKLDLSMAYNQLMLSEKSQNLTCINTHRGLYKYTRLIFGLSSSPAIFQRTMDELLAGMEGVLCLLDDVLVTGRDDQEHVARLNAVLQKLQDAGLTLQKEKCEFFKSEVSYLGYIINKDGLKKCTDKVKAIVNAPVPSSVQQLQSFLGLVNYYRNFVPSASSILSPLYDLLKKKXKWTWTTAHEEAFHKIKQCLASDQVLAHYNPEAQLVLTADASPYGLGCILSQIESDGQERPISYASRTLNSAEKRYSQIQKEATALVFAVRRFHQYLYGRSKPFILRTDHKPLISIFGPHRGIPEVSANRLQRYAIFLSSYNYKIEFVRSANNSADYLSRACAPEGEGRGARAQQTRARAAYVCFVVEGSLPITLQELRDETHKDVTLCQVIKYTQQGWPKKINNVKLKPFHLCNTQLSVENGCLMRGHKVVIPENLRYKVLSELHASHLGIVKTKAEARSRFWFPGIDEAIETLVGTCDTCIQLRPAPARAPLAHWKFPPQPFFRVHIDFCGPINGRSYLVIVDAYTKWVEVFDMNSSTTSTAVIDKLYEYMSRYGLPHTIVSDNGTAFCSQQFVDFCSLNGISHVTSPPYHPPSNGQAECYVRVFKRGLKSCLLSSTNVKENKIKLLKYMFDYRNSIHSTTGFSPAQLVFGRKLRSRLDLLNPVNLPPSSSSVALSDVVAKKQYLQNSKQNRKSKPVFKQGDLVLYKQFKGNNNKYIWSKGVVIRKVGKVLYKIKDFSSASIVKRHTNQLMPIKGTITNQNTNKDKNIPTPPPVQMSRCIDTPPPAPSPPPPTPPAPSPPPPAPSPPLPAPPPPPPPPPPPSPPPPPSPPPPSHPNLPLTSLSDSVDARPASPPLDDQHEAVYSRSTPCHSPSPSTGHSRSPSYFYMGEKRDNRDPETSEPAGQPEHPAPQMTSASDEDDFQEAIEEPQPGDALRDPPPTVNPRIRLRNRPKVNYKI